The following coding sequences lie in one Gouania willdenowi chromosome 5, fGouWil2.1, whole genome shotgun sequence genomic window:
- the usp49 gene encoding ubiquitin carboxyl-terminal hydrolase 49, translating into MDRCKHVGRLRLGQDHSILNPQKWHCVDCSTTDSVWACLKCSHVACGRYIEEHSLKHFQESQHPLAMEVRELDVFCFACGDYVLNDNPEGDLKLLRGALSTVRTPGRRSLRSSTGGECTPSVRDSGHQHAMQLALRHRRKALLGKMFQVWINRHQELQNQRKEKLEEARRKRKEVKRRLMEELVNVPPRKSARLLTQAPRSAITFIPRKFRDPPERLPPPHPPKKSPLLTLARKSQNGRAANLRKYYSTPSVTRRRPAPGVTGLRNLGNTCYMNSILQVLSHLQKFRECFLTLDLCETEELLAKTNHSQAMKGVTGGVVTTANTVLSGCPLRRVGKDGCWNLPVGKKESVPPSTQAAELVQPKEPRCSTRQQMSLCHELHTLFRVMWSGRWSLVSPFAMLHSVWNLIPAFRGYDQQDAQEFLCELLDKVQQELDTEGSKRRIVIPITKRKLSKQVLKVLNTIFHGQLLSQVTCLSCKHKSNTVEPFWDLSLEFPERYHSTEKGSGSAAYQQSCTLTEMLSKFTEMEALEGSIYACNHCNKRRRKTSHKPIVLSEARKQLLIYCLPQVLRLHLKRFRWSGRNHREKIGVHVAFDQILNIKPYCCTSSGQSVHRGGYTYDLSAVVMHHGKGFGSGHYTAYCYNTEGGFWVHCNDSDMKVCSVEEVCNTQAYILFYTQRSA; encoded by the exons aTGGATCGTTGTAAGCACGTGGGACGCCTTCGTCTGGGCCAGGACCATTCCATCCTAAATCCACAGAAATGGCACTGTGTGGACTGCAGCACCACCGATTCAGTGTGGGCCTGCCTCAAGTGCTCCCACGTGGCCTGTGGGCGTTACATAGAGGAGCACTCGCTTAAACACTTTCAGGAGTCCCAACACCCACTAGCCATGGAGGTTCGTGAACTGGATGTCTTCTGCTTCGCCTGTGGAGACTATGTGCTCAATGATAACCCAGAGGGAGACCTCAAACTTCTCAGAGGGGCACTTTCTACGGTTCGAACCCCGGGTAGACGCTCACTGCGGTCTTCAACAGGGGGCGAGTGCACCCCCTCGGTCAGGGATAGTGGACACCAGCACGCCATGCAGTTAGCCTTGCGTCACAGGAGGAAAGCCCTTCTTGGTAAAATGTTCCAGGTGTGGATCAACAGACACCAGGAGCTTCAGAATCAGCGAAAAGAGAAACTTGAGGAAGCCAGAAGGAAAAGGAAAGAGGTCAAAAGAAGACTAATGGAAGAGCTTGTGAATGTTCCTCCCAGAAAGAGTGCACGGCTTCTTACTCAGGCACCTCGTTCTGCAATCACTTTCATTCCTCGCAAATTTCGCGACCCACCTGAACGCCTACCTCCTCCCCATCCTCCCAAAAAGTCTCCTCTTCTTACACTGGCCCGAAAGTCTCAGAATGGTCGAGCTGCTAATTTGCGGAAATATTACTCAACACCGTCTGTAACGCGACGGAGACCTGCTCCGGGTGTTACCGGGCTTCGCAACTTGGGGAACACGTGCTACATGAACTCAATATTGCAGGTGTTGAGTCACCTACAGAAATTCAGGGAGTGCTTTCTCACTTTGGACCTGTGTGAGACTGAGGAGCTACTGGCCAAGACCAATCACTCGCAGGCGATGAAGGGGGTGACGGGAGGTGTAGTGACCACTGCTAACACTGTGCTGTCAGGCTGTCCCCTCAGACGCGTGGGCAAGGACGGATGTTGGAATCTGCCCGTCGGCAAGAAAGAAAGTGTCCCGCCCTCCACTCAAGCCGCTGAGTTGGTCCAACCCAAAGAACCTCGCTGCTCCACCCGACAGCAGATGTCTTTGTGCCATGAATTACACACTCTCTTCAGGGTCATGTGGTCTGGCCGGTGGTCTTTGGTTTCTCCCTTTGCCATGTTGCACTCTGTCTGGAATCTCATCCCAGCTTTTCGTGGGTATGACCAGCAGGATGCACAGGAGTTCCTGTGTGAGCTGCTGGACAAGGTACAGCAGGAGCTGGACACGGAGGGCTCCAAACGGCGGATAGTCATCCCCATCACCaaaaggaagctctccaaacaaGTGCTTAAAGTTCTCAACACTATCTTTCATGGGCAGCTACTCAGCCAG GTGACTTGTTTGTCCTGTAAGCACAAGTCCAACACAGTTGAGCCATTCTGGGATTTGTCTTTGGAGTTTCCAGAGAGATATCATAGCACAGAGAAAGGCTCAGGCTCTGCGGCATACCAGCAGAGCTGCACCCTCACAGAGATGTTGTCCAAGTTTACAGAGATGGAGGCTCTTGAAGGCAGCATCTACGCTTGCAACCACTGCAACA AAAGAAGACGAAAGACGTCCCACAAACCCATAGTCCTATCAGAGGCGCGTAAGCAGCTTCTCATCTACTGTTTACCTCAGGTTCTACGGCTGCACCTCAAACGCTTCAG ATGGTCAGGGAGGAACCATAGAGAGAAGATTGGCGTCCACGTAGCCTTTGACCAGATTCTGAACATCAAACCGTACTGCTGCACAAGCTCAGGTCAGTCTGTGCACAGAGGAGGCTACACCTACGACCTGTCTGCTGTGGTCATGCATCATGGCAAAGGCTTCGGCTCAGGGCACTACACGGCATACTGCTACAACACTGAAGGAG gTTTCTGGGTCCACTGTAATGACTCTGATATGAAGGTGTGCAGTGTAGAGGAAGTGTGCAACACTCAGGCCTACATTCTGTTTTATACCCAGCGGTCTGCATAA